The DNA window TGTTGGTCGTGGTAAAGCTTCCGTCGGGACGTTTTTTAAACAATTCCCAGGTAACCAGTGCCGGATTGCGTTTTTCACTCGGCGTAGCCGGATACCAGTCTGAAACCATATAGGTGGTCTGCTCACCGATCACGGGAGCAGGATTGCCTGATATTTTTGAAACACCCTGTTTAGCCATGGAAGAGAATTTTAAAGATTAATACGCGTCGAGATCGCTTTCCTGTACTGTTTCCCGGTAATCATCCATTTTAACCATGGGATTGATATGCTGTACGGTTTTACGGTCGGCATTCTGTACATTTTTCTTGCTTACTTCCCCGCGCTGCCCGTGATCTTTTATGGTAATCTTCCCTCCAACCACGCACTGGAGTTCGGAAGCTTCCGTAACAATACTTTTACCCATGACTTTTACTTTATCATAGGTTTTCTGCCATTTACCGGCAGGAGCATAGGAACAGGGAAGATTGCCGCCTGAACTGGGCTTGAGTTTACACTTTCCGAAACTCGGTCCGGAGGGATTGAACTGAAGGTCATCTTCGGTAACGGCAAGGTAGTCTGCATTTCCATCAGAATCATTCCAGTAATGCTGCTGATGGGCCGTCACTTTATACTGCGGGAACTGGTCGCCCTGGTTGCATTGCGCCTGCCCTTTCTGTACGACAAAGTGTTTGCCGTCGTGAAGCGATGATTGATCTGACATATCAATGGGATTTGGAGTACCCTCAAAGATAAAAATTTTACCTTTAAAAAATAAAAAAAGCAGAAATAATTTCTGCTTTTTACTATTTATAACCTATTAATGTTTAGTATATTCGGGCTTTTCCACGGGCATCATCGTCGGCATGAAATACTCATTAAGCCAGTAGAAGGTCTGTCCGTTCTGCTCTATCTTCACTGCAGGATCACTCCTGTGGGCCAGCAGCCTGTCGGCAAGATTTTTATAATTGCGGAAGTAATTCCTTACCGTTTCATTCGACACGATTTTGGATTTCCTCCAGCCTTTTAGCTTATACTTAGACATCAATTCTTCTTCGGAATTGTCAAAGCCTGTCACCACCCCTACCGCAACGCTCATTGGCTGATCAGATAAGTTGGCTTTATTCAGCATTTTGAGTGTAGGATTGTATTTCTGAACTAAACTGATGTATTCTTTCACCGCCTTTGACTGGTTAAAATCAGCGCGTTCAGCACCGGTGTTCCTGTATACTTCAGTATAGAAGTTCTTCAGCTGGTCATATTCCTCTTCTGAAACCAGGATTCCTTTTTCAAGGTTCGGTTTCATGTCTTTCAGGTCTTTAGGAACGTATCCTTTTACGAGGAAAGGGTTTCCGTAATTGATCAGCTGGGCCGCGATACCTGCAGGAACCGGATTCGTCAGTCCCGGATACAGGTATTTGTACTTAAGGTCTACATCGGTCTTTCCTGCTCCTACGGAAGAATGGAAATAATCATTCAGCGACTTATCAATGGTTTCATTATCCAGGGTCACCTGTGCAATAAGGCTGTCCACAGATTTTTTAAGGTATCCCGGTGTGGCAATATCCCCTTTTTTAGGGAAGATGACGAATCCCTGAGACATGCTCTGCTTAGGGTAATCCAGGGAAAAGAAGCCTTCATCCCCTTCCACAAGGTTAAAGTTATTTTTAGTCAGGACATCATTCTGATTGATGATTTTCTGTTTTTTAAGCTCTGCAACGTTTTTAGCCGTATTGGTAACAACATTTTCCGAAAGCAGGACGAAATCGTTATATGTATCGGAAGACCTTGCACTGGTCTGGAACATGATCATCCTTGCCTGGGCTTGCGTAAGCGCATTGATAACGCCGTACATATTCCCGCTCTGGCTGTCAGAGGAAGTCCCGACGGTAATCACGATATTGGTTTCATCCGGGAAGTTGGAAAGCAGGTTTCCGGCTGCCATCAGGCCTTCGCTCACCGGCTGGTACCCGCTGTTGCTCGGGCAGTTCATCTCATTACTTTTCTGGTCAATGAAGGTGGTAATTTTGCTGTAATCGGTATTCAGAGGGGATACCGCAACATTATCGCCGCAGGAATTGCTTTTATAAAGGACAACCCCATACCTCACAGAACTGAAATAAGAAGGTTTTTCAAATCTCAGCTGAAGGTCCTGAAGCAATGATTTTACAATAGGCGCATACGGGGCATTAGGAGCACTGATATCAAGATTGAAAACAATATTGATTCTCTTATCTTTTTCAGTGATCTCCCTGTAACGGTCAAAATAAATAGGTTCTCCTAATACATTGAACACATAGTTTTTGCTGTAATCCAGGATATTGGTAAAATATTTTGTCTTGGAATCCGGAGCAGGGACCTCATAGATCGGCAGGTTTACCGGAAAAATATTTTCCAGTGGCGTTCTTTTGTTAACATCGGTAAGCAGGACTCCCGTTTTATTTTCTGCAGTTCCGCTTCCCGGATTTCCTTCCTGGATTCCCAGTGTGGTTTCCGTGATTCCGGTATCGTTTTTCATTTTGACAGCGGAACGTTCTCCCCAGGCTGT is part of the Chryseobacterium camelliae genome and encodes:
- a CDS encoding DUF4280 domain-containing protein, which gives rise to MSDQSSLHDGKHFVVQKGQAQCNQGDQFPQYKVTAHQQHYWNDSDGNADYLAVTEDDLQFNPSGPSFGKCKLKPSSGGNLPCSYAPAGKWQKTYDKVKVMGKSIVTEASELQCVVGGKITIKDHGQRGEVSKKNVQNADRKTVQHINPMVKMDDYRETVQESDLDAY
- the tssR gene encoding type VI secretion system protein TssR domain-containing protein, with protein sequence MKNKLPLAAYYIGAAVLVTGCQVKLPAKKTPEPSQYGQIDNATVINGFPKKSVPWIAISDRAKNTAYLDKSDEKSYKEVTFMEPLLVLKHKDGMVKVAEYIPDALMKKVSPKSVKTYGWMPESDLLLWNNALKSEKTGFPVRVAVVPSNSDVIKNSERYYKNDSIMVFNSPSLIEQAKVKIPNGQIVYVYKQAENNKRFLVGKNPTIDIDSIGKNLYGWVSSNVITAWGERSAVKMKNDTGITETTLGIQEGNPGSGTAENKTGVLLTDVNKRTPLENIFPVNLPIYEVPAPDSKTKYFTNILDYSKNYVFNVLGEPIYFDRYREITEKDKRINIVFNLDISAPNAPYAPIVKSLLQDLQLRFEKPSYFSSVRYGVVLYKSNSCGDNVAVSPLNTDYSKITTFIDQKSNEMNCPSNSGYQPVSEGLMAAGNLLSNFPDETNIVITVGTSSDSQSGNMYGVINALTQAQARMIMFQTSARSSDTYNDFVLLSENVVTNTAKNVAELKKQKIINQNDVLTKNNFNLVEGDEGFFSLDYPKQSMSQGFVIFPKKGDIATPGYLKKSVDSLIAQVTLDNETIDKSLNDYFHSSVGAGKTDVDLKYKYLYPGLTNPVPAGIAAQLINYGNPFLVKGYVPKDLKDMKPNLEKGILVSEEEYDQLKNFYTEVYRNTGAERADFNQSKAVKEYISLVQKYNPTLKMLNKANLSDQPMSVAVGVVTGFDNSEEELMSKYKLKGWRKSKIVSNETVRNYFRNYKNLADRLLAHRSDPAVKIEQNGQTFYWLNEYFMPTMMPVEKPEYTKH